The proteins below come from a single uncultured Carboxylicivirga sp. genomic window:
- a CDS encoding NAD(P)H-dependent oxidoreductase codes for MDLIKQLNWRYATKQFDNSKKLSTEQLELILVATNLSASSYGLQPYQIILVENPEIREKLKAAAWGQPQLTDASQIIIFTAKTNLSNTDIDAFIELVSNVREIPTASLADYSNMMKGAIEKLSDQQRIDWAGKQTYIALGQLLTTCAINQIDACPMEGFDHEQFDEILGLKEKNLTSMVMAAVGFRSEDDKYQHLAKVRKPIDQMVIKY; via the coding sequence ATGGACCTGATAAAACAACTCAACTGGCGCTATGCTACAAAGCAATTCGATAATTCTAAAAAATTAAGTACTGAACAATTAGAATTGATTTTGGTAGCCACCAACCTTTCAGCCTCTTCGTACGGATTACAACCTTATCAGATTATTTTGGTTGAAAACCCAGAAATAAGAGAAAAATTAAAGGCTGCAGCTTGGGGACAACCTCAATTAACCGATGCTTCGCAAATAATCATATTTACTGCCAAAACCAATTTATCAAATACAGATATCGATGCATTTATTGAATTGGTTTCGAATGTAAGAGAAATTCCAACAGCATCATTAGCTGACTATTCAAACATGATGAAAGGTGCTATTGAAAAACTATCGGATCAACAAAGAATTGATTGGGCAGGTAAACAAACCTACATTGCCCTGGGACAACTTTTAACCACATGTGCTATCAATCAGATTGATGCATGCCCAATGGAAGGATTCGATCATGAACAATTCGACGAGATATTAGGATTAAAAGAAAAAAACCTAACTTCAATGGTGATGGCGGCTGTTGGATTTAGATCGGAAGATGATAAATACCAACACCTCGCAAAAGTTCGCAAACCAATTGATCAAATGGTTATTAAATACTAA
- a CDS encoding GMP reductase, producing MRIEYDIKLGFKDVMFRPKRSTLKSRSQVNLDRTFQFRNSQKQWTGVPIMAANMDTVGTFEMAIKLAEKNIFTAIHKHYTFEEWDEFLKTAPENIEKYIAISTGTGEKDLEKISKVIDVHPKLEFICIDVANGYSEHFVEFVKQTRKQFPTMTILAGNVVTGEMVEELILAGADIIKVGIGPGSVCTTRVKTGVGYPQLSAIIECADAAHGLGGQIISDGGCATPGDVSKAFGAGADFVMLGGMLAGHDESGGEVVEHDGKKFKQFYGMSSSTAMKKHAGGVAEYRASEGKTVEVEYRGPVENTIQDILGGVRSTCTYVGASKLKELTKRTTFIRVAEQENRVYTK from the coding sequence ATGAGAATAGAATACGACATTAAATTAGGGTTTAAAGACGTTATGTTTAGACCTAAAAGATCAACACTTAAAAGCCGGTCTCAGGTAAATCTAGATCGAACCTTTCAATTTAGAAACAGTCAAAAGCAATGGACAGGAGTGCCCATTATGGCAGCCAATATGGATACCGTTGGTACTTTTGAAATGGCCATTAAACTAGCTGAGAAAAATATTTTCACCGCCATTCATAAACACTACACCTTCGAAGAGTGGGATGAATTTCTTAAAACAGCTCCTGAAAATATAGAGAAGTACATTGCTATCAGTACCGGAACCGGAGAAAAGGATTTAGAAAAAATATCAAAAGTAATTGATGTACATCCAAAATTGGAGTTTATCTGTATTGATGTTGCCAATGGTTACTCTGAGCATTTTGTTGAATTTGTAAAACAAACACGTAAGCAATTTCCAACAATGACCATATTGGCCGGAAATGTTGTTACAGGCGAAATGGTTGAAGAGTTAATTTTAGCTGGGGCAGATATTATTAAAGTTGGAATTGGCCCAGGTTCGGTTTGTACTACTCGAGTTAAAACGGGTGTTGGTTATCCTCAACTATCTGCAATTATCGAATGTGCTGATGCAGCCCACGGCTTAGGTGGCCAAATCATTAGTGATGGAGGATGCGCTACTCCCGGCGATGTATCGAAGGCTTTTGGTGCCGGTGCCGACTTTGTTATGTTAGGTGGTATGCTTGCCGGACACGACGAAAGTGGCGGTGAAGTAGTTGAACATGATGGTAAGAAATTCAAACAATTTTACGGAATGAGTTCATCTACAGCCATGAAAAAACATGCTGGTGGTGTAGCTGAATACCGCGCCAGCGAAGGCAAAACAGTTGAAGTTGAATACCGTGGCCCGGTTGAAAATACCATTCAGGATATTTTAGGCGGAGTACGAAGTACCTGTACTTATGTTGGAGCCTCAAAACTAAAAGAGTTAACCAAACGTACTACCTTTATCAGAGTAGCCGAACAGGAAAACAGAGTTTATACCAAATAA
- a CDS encoding two-component regulator propeller domain-containing protein, with translation MVKKLGVNKYYTTEIKVLFLLLFIVFFLSISKGQERKYTVENYTTNQGLSQSTVSAVYKDHRGFIWIGTDDGLNRFDGIDVTVFGAIDNDSDGLKNSAISGIVEDLKHDKLYLGTSGGGLYVFDPVEESFTNFKQSDSCSILSDFIYNLQIDKDGVIWIATSKGITAYDTNSRTFKNYATNRCQNDEVKEAFPLYVCISSNNEVWMATYGQGIVKLDKNGHQHKHYLNNYNKSKQYETNLVYCIKEIDDNSLLLGTDNGSYKFNKNTGKFELYALEGKSVTSICKQNNGEFWMGTQSNGIYHFHPSGQFDHWLNNKFDLYSIPDNFITTLYIDDSNILWAGTKSNGLIKMPLTLNLFTHYYDVPNKNSINGSGVFALDQDVLGNVWIGTDEGITKWYMKENRFEKIDLFGNEKDSPVWSILCDPIGIVWIGTSRGLIKYDTITDKVKVYTNKLDDPSTLSSNEVYAIERDAHDRLWLGTNFGLCRMDEETEQFKIYQKDTLSRGLVSNLIWDIECDSKGRLWVGTDEGLNLYDYTSDHFTIIKHEENNINSISSDRINSICEGDNNKIWVCTDKGIDALEEDLTVSKHYSELDGLINGYVYAAFEEGNFLWYTSNRGISRINLKTDAILNFDESNGIQSNEFNPSAIKLFDGSILVGGVNGMNQFHPDSLKRSKKEPPIYFTGLYLYDHDGSIRDARKRDNVFIRSSLVSASQIKLSYDESYFSLSFAALDYKNPQKLEYFYRLKPSFDNWIPLKDERHLSFIDLAPGDYDLEIRSTNSDGYLCSNTKHVEIIVTPPFWKTNWFVTIGVILGVFLIFVYVKYRIKKIRNEKLTLEEKITKRTHDLSVQRNIANKQRDEIAKQKEQLLDAAMLLETKVKERTTELEKAKIAAEESDRLKSAFLSNMSHEIRTPMNAIIGFSDLLLDASLNPMERLEYASMIKSNGDELLNLLNDIIDISMIESEQITTEVTKFSVNNAMNEVYYSFLTSKYLVDKDELELQIKMPDSELMIASDVFRLKQILKNLVSNALKFTNQGYVRMGYEVADGFVKFFVEDTGIGIDEAHKRVVFERFLKVKNDVSNLYRGNGLGLTISKNLVELLGGTISLHSVEGKGSCFYFKIPLN, from the coding sequence TTGGTTAAGAAGTTGGGGGTTAATAAATATTATACTACAGAAATAAAAGTATTATTTCTCCTCTTGTTTATTGTGTTTTTTTTATCAATAAGTAAGGGGCAGGAAAGAAAATATACTGTTGAAAATTATACGACAAATCAAGGGCTGTCGCAAAGTACTGTTTCTGCGGTTTATAAAGATCATCGTGGATTTATCTGGATTGGTACTGACGATGGCTTAAACCGTTTTGATGGTATAGATGTGACTGTATTTGGCGCTATTGATAATGACTCGGATGGCTTAAAGAATTCGGCAATAAGTGGCATCGTAGAAGACCTAAAACACGATAAATTATATTTAGGTACGAGTGGAGGAGGATTGTATGTTTTCGATCCGGTTGAAGAGTCTTTTACAAACTTTAAGCAGAGCGACAGCTGTTCAATATTATCTGATTTTATTTATAATCTGCAAATTGATAAGGATGGTGTTATTTGGATTGCTACTTCTAAAGGGATTACAGCATATGATACCAATTCCCGCACCTTTAAAAATTATGCAACTAATAGATGTCAAAATGATGAAGTAAAAGAGGCTTTTCCGCTATATGTTTGTATTTCATCGAATAATGAAGTGTGGATGGCAACCTATGGTCAAGGTATTGTTAAGCTGGACAAGAATGGACATCAGCATAAACACTATTTGAATAATTATAATAAATCAAAGCAGTATGAAACCAATCTGGTATATTGTATTAAGGAGATAGATGACAATAGTTTGCTTTTAGGCACAGATAATGGGAGTTATAAATTTAATAAGAATACTGGGAAATTTGAACTTTACGCATTGGAAGGAAAATCGGTAACTTCTATATGCAAGCAAAATAATGGTGAGTTTTGGATGGGAACTCAATCAAATGGTATATATCACTTCCATCCTAGTGGACAGTTTGATCATTGGTTAAACAATAAATTTGATCTATACTCTATCCCCGATAATTTTATTACAACATTATATATCGATGACTCCAACATATTATGGGCTGGGACAAAATCGAATGGACTTATTAAAATGCCATTGACTCTTAATTTATTTACACATTATTACGATGTACCTAATAAAAATTCAATTAATGGTAGCGGTGTATTTGCTCTTGATCAGGATGTACTTGGTAATGTATGGATAGGTACGGATGAGGGTATTACTAAATGGTATATGAAAGAAAATCGGTTCGAAAAAATCGATTTGTTTGGTAATGAAAAAGACTCTCCGGTTTGGAGTATATTATGTGATCCTATAGGTATCGTATGGATCGGTACATCTCGTGGATTAATAAAGTATGATACTATAACCGATAAAGTTAAAGTGTATACCAATAAGTTAGACGATCCATCAACATTATCTAGTAATGAAGTGTATGCTATCGAGAGAGATGCTCATGATAGGTTATGGCTTGGGACGAATTTTGGCTTGTGCCGGATGGATGAAGAAACAGAACAATTTAAAATTTATCAGAAGGATACCTTATCTAGAGGTCTTGTTAGTAATTTAATTTGGGATATTGAATGCGATAGTAAAGGCCGCTTGTGGGTAGGTACAGATGAAGGCCTAAACTTATATGACTATACTTCCGATCATTTTACTATTATAAAACATGAAGAAAATAATATAAATTCAATAAGTAGCGATAGAATTAACTCAATATGTGAAGGTGATAATAATAAAATCTGGGTATGTACCGATAAAGGTATTGATGCTTTAGAAGAAGACTTAACTGTTTCGAAACATTATAGCGAGTTGGATGGCTTAATTAATGGATATGTATATGCTGCATTTGAAGAGGGAAACTTCTTATGGTATACTTCCAATCGAGGTATAAGCCGGATTAATTTAAAAACCGACGCAATTTTAAACTTTGATGAGAGTAATGGTATTCAGTCAAATGAGTTTAATCCTTCAGCTATTAAATTATTTGATGGAAGCATATTGGTTGGTGGGGTGAATGGGATGAATCAATTTCACCCTGATAGTTTGAAAAGATCGAAGAAAGAACCACCAATATATTTTACAGGATTGTACTTATACGATCATGATGGATCGATCCGAGATGCACGAAAACGGGATAATGTTTTTATTCGAAGTTCGTTAGTTTCTGCCTCACAAATTAAATTGTCGTACGATGAAAGTTACTTTTCACTTTCATTTGCAGCATTGGACTATAAAAACCCACAAAAGCTAGAGTATTTCTATCGTTTAAAGCCAAGCTTTGATAACTGGATACCATTAAAAGACGAAAGGCATTTAAGTTTTATTGATTTAGCTCCAGGAGACTATGATTTGGAAATTCGTTCAACGAATTCAGATGGTTATTTATGTAGTAACACTAAACATGTTGAAATAATTGTAACTCCGCCGTTTTGGAAAACTAATTGGTTTGTGACTATTGGAGTAATATTAGGAGTATTTTTAATATTTGTATATGTGAAATACAGAATTAAAAAAATACGTAATGAAAAGCTTACACTAGAAGAGAAGATTACAAAACGAACCCATGATTTAAGTGTACAACGAAATATTGCTAACAAACAACGCGATGAAATTGCAAAACAGAAGGAGCAACTTTTAGATGCAGCCATGTTGTTGGAAACAAAAGTTAAAGAACGAACAACAGAGTTGGAGAAGGCTAAAATTGCAGCAGAAGAGTCGGATAGACTGAAGTCTGCTTTTCTTTCAAATATGAGTCATGAAATCCGTACTCCAATGAATGCGATTATTGGGTTTTCTGATTTATTGTTAGATGCATCGCTTAATCCAATGGAGCGTTTAGAATATGCCAGTATGATTAAGTCAAATGGTGATGAACTATTAAATCTTTTGAATGACATTATTGATATTTCAATGATAGAATCGGAACAGATTACTACTGAAGTCACAAAGTTCTCAGTTAATAATGCGATGAATGAAGTTTATTATTCTTTTCTAACATCTAAATATTTGGTTGATAAAGATGAATTAGAACTTCAAATTAAAATGCCGGATTCCGAATTAATGATTGCTTCTGATGTATTTCGATTAAAGCAGATATTAAAAAATTTAGTGAGTAATGCTTTAAAGTTTACAAATCAAGGATATGTAAGGATGGGGTATGAGGTTGCCGATGGGTTTGTTAAGTTCTTTGTGGAAGACACAGGTATTGGAATTGATGAGGCTCATAAAAGAGTGGTTTTCGAGCGATTTTTAAAAGTTAAAAACGATGTTAGTAACTTATATCGAGGAAATGGCCTTGGGTTGACAATATCTAAAAATCTGGTCGAACTTTTAGGGGGAACCATTAGTCTGCATTCGGTAGAAGGCAAAGGTTCTTGCTTTTATTTCAAAATACCTCTCAATTAA
- a CDS encoding efflux RND transporter periplasmic adaptor subunit translates to MKKISLMFILACFVWAGCSHSKKVEKKIRSVKVAKVVSLNESSNKLILPATLNERRGVDLAFRVGGPLVTLNNIVGAFVKKGDVVASIDQRDFSVGLDKAESNYKLSKKEYERYKELLKRKSVSQSMFDQMEARYILAKGNYEDAKHAFEDTQLRAPYSGYIDRVYVENFQKVVPGQPIVSFIDLSSYKVTAWISSDDVAKIGDDTRYVCKVKEADKTLSFDASFLELGSKSGFTKQSYPISVVIENTDGIKLRAGTSMLLELYNQDVNEGTSNVIPVTSLFTHAGNTCVWVLKNQKVERRNIHVNRVLSDSEAVVNKGLSEGEVIVSAGANYLQQGEEVKVYKGFSKTNKGRQL, encoded by the coding sequence ATGAAGAAGATTAGTTTGATGTTTATTCTGGCTTGTTTTGTATGGGCTGGATGTTCGCATTCAAAAAAAGTAGAAAAGAAAATCAGGAGTGTTAAAGTGGCGAAGGTCGTGTCGTTGAACGAAAGTAGCAATAAGCTTATTTTACCTGCCACCTTAAATGAAAGAAGAGGAGTTGATCTTGCTTTTCGTGTGGGAGGGCCACTTGTAACACTTAATAATATTGTAGGGGCTTTTGTGAAGAAAGGAGATGTTGTTGCATCAATAGACCAGCGTGATTTTAGTGTTGGATTGGATAAGGCAGAATCGAATTACAAACTTTCGAAAAAAGAATATGAGCGCTACAAAGAACTGTTAAAGCGTAAAAGTGTATCGCAAAGCATGTTTGACCAAATGGAGGCTCGATATATTTTGGCGAAAGGAAATTATGAGGATGCAAAACATGCCTTTGAAGACACCCAGTTAAGAGCTCCTTATTCGGGATATATTGATCGTGTTTATGTTGAGAATTTTCAGAAAGTAGTTCCTGGTCAGCCTATTGTTTCTTTTATCGATTTATCAAGCTATAAAGTTACGGCCTGGATTTCAAGTGATGATGTAGCTAAAATAGGAGATGATACCCGCTATGTTTGTAAAGTTAAAGAAGCAGACAAAACTCTTAGTTTTGATGCTAGTTTTTTGGAATTGGGATCTAAATCTGGTTTCACCAAGCAGTCGTACCCTATTTCAGTAGTGATCGAAAATACCGATGGAATTAAGTTAAGAGCAGGAACATCTATGCTTTTGGAGTTGTATAATCAAGATGTAAATGAAGGTACTTCCAATGTAATTCCAGTAACTTCTTTATTTACACATGCGGGTAATACATGTGTTTGGGTATTGAAAAATCAGAAAGTAGAACGTCGTAATATCCACGTTAATCGTGTACTGTCTGATAGCGAGGCAGTCGTAAATAAAGGTTTAAGTGAAGGTGAGGTAATTGTAAGTGCCGGTGCCAATTATTTGCAGCAAGGTGAGGAAGTAAAAGTTTATAAAGGCTTTTCAAAAACGAATAAAGGACGTCAACTCTAG
- a CDS encoding Lrp/AsnC family transcriptional regulator has translation MRPKEKSSAIILDSTDKKLIMLLQKDAKMTTKQLAHHLSLSTTPVFERIKRLERTGIIEKYVAIINKEKVGKRLVAFCNVSLKEHSHDMIRDFESSIVQLPEVLECHHIAGMFDYTLKVITEDMESYHHFVYNKLASVNNIGNVQSSFVIHEIKSGTELHLNSEEIN, from the coding sequence ATGAGACCCAAAGAAAAATCTTCTGCAATTATCCTGGATTCAACTGATAAAAAGCTAATCATGCTCTTGCAAAAAGATGCTAAAATGACCACAAAACAATTGGCACATCATCTGAGTTTGAGTACAACTCCTGTATTTGAAAGAATAAAAAGACTAGAAAGGACGGGAATTATAGAGAAATACGTTGCAATTATCAACAAAGAAAAAGTGGGAAAACGATTAGTAGCTTTTTGTAACGTTTCACTAAAAGAGCATTCGCATGATATGATACGAGATTTTGAATCGAGCATTGTTCAACTACCCGAAGTTTTGGAGTGCCATCATATAGCCGGAATGTTTGACTACACTCTTAAAGTAATAACAGAAGATATGGAAAGCTACCATCATTTTGTTTACAACAAATTAGCTTCGGTAAATAATATAGGTAATGTACAAAGTTCGTTTGTAATACACGAAATAAAATCAGGAACAGAACTTCACCTGAATTCTGAAGAAATTAATTGA
- a CDS encoding TetR/AcrR family transcriptional regulator has translation MAKVGDLDIENRVFETTKELLINQGVKGWNMDELSDAVGVSKRTLYKIIGNKEDLLYKVTEQNITIDIKEKSDFLLGNSPYPERLNGFCEFITRGFDEFVLLNANHIVKEYPRIGCVVEKEKEKLNQSFATFFTLGQEQGYINKDLDVNMVAVFIQSVITYNISFCKSSIEFKNKVFPELEIIIKGIKV, from the coding sequence ATGGCGAAAGTTGGTGATTTAGATATAGAAAATCGCGTTTTCGAAACAACAAAGGAGTTGCTAATTAATCAGGGAGTCAAGGGATGGAATATGGACGAACTTTCGGATGCTGTTGGGGTGTCAAAGCGTACTTTATATAAAATAATAGGTAATAAAGAGGACCTTTTATATAAGGTTACTGAGCAGAATATTACTATTGATATTAAAGAGAAAAGTGACTTTTTACTTGGCAATTCACCTTATCCCGAACGCTTGAATGGTTTTTGTGAATTTATCACACGTGGATTTGATGAGTTTGTTCTTTTAAATGCCAATCATATAGTAAAGGAATATCCAAGAATTGGTTGCGTTGTTGAGAAAGAAAAAGAAAAACTAAATCAGTCTTTTGCTACCTTTTTTACTCTTGGTCAGGAGCAAGGTTATATTAATAAAGATTTGGATGTTAATATGGTAGCTGTTTTTATTCAAAGTGTTATAACCTACAATATAAGCTTTTGTAAATCCTCTATTGAGTTTAAAAACAAGGTTTTTCCCGAGTTAGAAATCATTATTAAAGGAATTAAAGTTTAA
- the mnmH gene encoding tRNA 2-selenouridine(34) synthase MnmH has protein sequence MPTDITIQQYLTEFEGWPLIDVRSPGEFEKGRIPGAVNIELFSNEERAHVGTVYKQQSQKDAIDLGYHYVNPKLQSFIDQSAEAAPDKKIVIHCWRGGMRSHAFAQHLEDNGFKEVYVIQKGYKAFRRVVLNSFDNYNLNVLGGYTGSGKTQILTQLTAMNEQVLDLEQIAQHKGSAFGSIGYGSQPTTEQFENNLYWKWREFDPSRPIWVEDESPNIGSVNIPQYLFRKMRETKLLFIDISKEERAKLLVSEYALDNKPKLAEAIKRISKRLGPQNTKLALERLEEDDFYNVALITLYYYDKYYLKGLAKRDKDKIDMMKLEDTDPIKNAKTILEYYQNHLYVGI, from the coding sequence ATGCCTACAGACATTACGATACAACAATATCTGACCGAGTTTGAGGGATGGCCTTTAATTGATGTTCGCTCACCTGGTGAATTTGAAAAGGGTCGTATTCCGGGCGCAGTTAATATAGAGCTTTTTAGTAATGAAGAAAGAGCTCATGTTGGAACAGTTTACAAACAGCAATCTCAAAAAGATGCCATCGATTTAGGTTATCACTACGTTAATCCTAAATTACAATCATTTATAGATCAATCAGCGGAAGCCGCTCCTGATAAGAAAATAGTTATTCATTGCTGGCGTGGAGGAATGCGTAGTCATGCATTTGCTCAGCATCTCGAAGACAACGGCTTTAAAGAAGTATATGTTATCCAGAAAGGATACAAAGCATTTAGGCGAGTCGTACTTAATTCATTCGACAATTACAATCTTAATGTTTTGGGAGGCTATACCGGAAGTGGGAAAACACAAATCCTCACCCAACTAACAGCTATGAATGAGCAAGTGCTCGATCTGGAACAAATTGCTCAACATAAAGGATCTGCTTTCGGGAGTATAGGTTATGGATCTCAACCTACAACAGAACAATTCGAAAATAATTTATATTGGAAATGGCGAGAATTTGATCCATCACGTCCCATATGGGTTGAAGATGAAAGCCCAAATATTGGCAGTGTAAATATTCCGCAGTATTTGTTTCGAAAGATGCGAGAAACCAAGCTTTTATTCATCGATATCTCAAAAGAAGAAAGAGCTAAATTATTGGTTAGCGAATATGCTCTTGATAATAAACCCAAGCTTGCCGAAGCGATTAAGCGAATTTCTAAACGCTTAGGCCCTCAAAATACCAAACTTGCATTAGAGCGATTAGAAGAAGATGACTTTTATAATGTTGCTCTGATCACACTATATTATTACGACAAATATTATTTAAAAGGATTGGCAAAACGAGATAAGGATAAAATTGATATGATGAAACTCGAGGACACAGATCCTATAAAAAATGCCAAAACAATATTAGAATATTACCAAAACCACTTGTATGTTGGAATTTAA
- a CDS encoding cystathionine gamma-synthase family protein has protein sequence MKKGKLYPESLMMSLGYDAHKHQGAAKCPIYQTSTFVFNNCEEGKAFFELAYGLRDKQEGEEMGMIYSRLDHPNMNILEKRLSAWDGAESGAFFSSGMAAISTTILTFVKPGDVLLFSSPVYGGTDHFIHHVLPQFNIGIVGFVKGEKEETIIERVEKVYPGKQPAMIYVETPGNPTNSLIDIEMISRVSKYFSSSDSKCICAVDNTFLGPVFQHPIQFGADLVIYSATKFIGGHSDVIAGACVGSDNLISQVKGMRTFFGSQLDPNSSWLLQRSLETVKIRMEAQAKSAQKIANYLKNHPLVEKIHYLGSLENDSDLKEIFDKQCLSAGSMIAFEITGGEKEAFLFLNSLKLFKLAVSLGSTESLAEHPATMTHVDVSPEDRLKLGISPSLVRLSIGLENPQDLIDQIENAFEVVKKANSSAVC, from the coding sequence ATGAAAAAAGGAAAACTATATCCTGAGAGTTTGATGATGAGTTTAGGTTATGATGCTCATAAACATCAGGGCGCAGCAAAATGTCCAATATATCAAACATCCACTTTCGTTTTTAACAATTGTGAGGAAGGAAAAGCCTTTTTTGAATTAGCGTATGGTTTACGCGACAAACAGGAAGGAGAAGAGATGGGTATGATCTATTCACGTTTAGACCATCCTAATATGAATATTCTTGAAAAGCGTTTGTCAGCTTGGGATGGAGCAGAATCTGGAGCTTTTTTTTCTAGTGGAATGGCAGCTATTTCTACTACAATTTTAACTTTTGTAAAGCCTGGCGATGTTCTACTTTTTTCGTCACCGGTTTATGGAGGAACTGATCATTTTATACATCATGTTCTTCCGCAGTTTAATATAGGAATTGTAGGTTTTGTTAAAGGCGAAAAAGAGGAGACCATTATCGAGCGTGTTGAAAAAGTATATCCGGGTAAACAGCCTGCAATGATATATGTTGAAACTCCTGGGAATCCAACTAATTCATTGATCGATATAGAAATGATATCGCGTGTTTCAAAGTATTTTAGTTCTTCTGATAGCAAATGTATCTGTGCGGTTGATAACACCTTTTTAGGACCTGTTTTTCAACATCCCATTCAATTTGGAGCTGATTTGGTAATCTATTCGGCTACGAAGTTTATTGGAGGTCATAGCGATGTTATTGCAGGAGCTTGTGTTGGATCTGATAATTTAATTAGTCAGGTAAAAGGAATGCGCACCTTCTTTGGAAGTCAATTAGATCCGAACTCCTCTTGGTTGCTGCAACGTAGTCTCGAAACTGTGAAAATCAGGATGGAAGCTCAGGCGAAAAGTGCACAAAAAATTGCAAATTATCTCAAGAATCATCCGTTGGTAGAAAAAATACACTATCTTGGCTCTCTGGAAAATGACTCTGATTTGAAAGAAATCTTCGATAAGCAGTGCCTTTCAGCTGGTTCGATGATAGCTTTCGAAATTACTGGCGGCGAGAAAGAAGCTTTTTTGTTTTTGAATAGCTTGAAATTGTTTAAATTAGCAGTCAGTTTAGGATCAACCGAAAGTTTAGCAGAGCATCCTGCAACAATGACGCACGTAGACGTATCACCAGAAGATAGGTTAAAATTAGGTATTTCACCATCACTGGTCAGACTCAGCATAGGACTGGAAAATCCACAGGATTTGATAGATCAAATAGAAAACGCCTTTGAAGTGGTTAAGAAGGCGAATAGTTCGGCCGTTTGTTAA